In the genome of Bacteroides mediterraneensis, the window TCATCCTGAATAATATAAGACAAATTGGCAGCCGGCATAATCAGCAACGGGAAAGGAACTTTGTTCCACTGGATACCTCCTTTCACACAGGTATCAATATTTCCCCAAGAGCTGAGCCACCAGCGCTTGTAGAGACTTATTTCCGTCATGTTATACGTATAATCACTTCCCAAGACGCCTTTCAATCCCAGTGTATGCTGCAAAGTGAATACCGGCGCATCGAGATTAATCGGCAAACGGCGTTGCTTGGTATTGACAAACGTTTCGCCCGGCGCATAACGGAACGCAAGAGTAGCTTCTGCCAGCGAGAAATCCTTGGTATTATAAGGAGAATGTACCCACTCTGTACCGCTCAGTTCACCCGCTGCCAAAGCCTGCTGCAACTGGTTTTCCTGGGCCATCGTACGATAAAACAATTTTCCACAAGCTTCCAGATTAGTATGCTTCAACATCAATGTGGTTTTCAGTCCACTCTCTTTTTCCAGTTCATACTTCACACTGGCTGTACGCTCGTAATTATATTGATCGACCGAGGTCACCTTGAACGAAGTGAACACATTATCCTTGTCCGTACCCATGAACTTATCGGACGGCAACATGTTATCGTATGAATACGAAACCGTCAACGAATTAATCGGATATTCGCGTGGCAGGTATTCCTTCTTATTGAAAGAATATTCCACTTCAGCCTTGTATTTCGACTTCTCATCCTTAAAGCCGTATGCATAATACCCCCTCAAAAAGAGATGCGGATTCAAGTTCGCCGTAGTCTGTGCAGAAGCTCTCAGACGAAGCCCGTCAATATAATTGCTGGATATCATCGTATTGATCGGACCGATATCTACCTTACTGGGCCTTCCCTTCACCCCGGTTTCTACAAAGTTCTCAATGAAAGCTTTCGCCACAAAGATGATGTATTTAAAGCCTTTTATCTTCGATAGATTGTCTACAAACGAATCCATATTGTCTTCCGACTTGGTCAGCTCCGTCGGACGATACTCCTTCCAGAAAGAATCATCACGCATCATCGCGTTCACATCCTTAATTTCATCCCCCTTCTTCTTGAAAATCTTCGCAGGAATTTCATCAAACCCGAAATCCGAATAACGCGTGGTACGCCTTACCTGAAACGAACCCAACAATTTCTTCAAATAAGACAATTCGCACACCATGTCGTCCTCCATCAGCACCCACTCACCCGTAGACAGCTGCCCGAACTTCTGTTCAATAATCATATTGTCCACAAAGTTGATATCTGTCTTTTTAGGGAGATTCATGATACACTTGCTGACCCGATACGTCGAATCAGCCAAAACATACAAATGTCCTGTAAAGCCAAAGTCCTGCGAATTATTCGGTACGAAAGTCAGATGGAAACATTGCTCTCGGTCCACTGTCACCGTATCCATGATATAATACTTATAAAAATTGATACCCGCATTCGAAATCGGGCTGTCGAAAGGATACTGCAAGAAGCGGAAACGGTCTTGATAGATATTAATATCCTGGAACACATCCTTCAACACCGTCGACAACATGTCACCCGTATTAAACAGTTCGTTCACACCGGTAGAATTAATACCTTTCACCACCGTCTTCTCGTCATGGGGATTTTTGCGGTACAGCTTCTCCGTCACCGTCTCATCGACAGATATGGGCAGAATATTCTTCCCCGTCACCTCGCAGACCTCTACTTGGTCACGGAAGAACGGATATTTCTTAAATAAATTGGATTCCCGAAGCGAATCGGTTGTAATGTTGTTCAATGAGAAAGTAATCTTCTGATACTTATTATAATGATAAAAGTCATTGACGCCCAAATCGTTCAGTTTCTTGGCTGCAATCACTTTCTTCATCATCTCCACCGCCGGATTGTTTTTCCGGGAGTATTTTTCTTTCTTCGGCTTTACAACCACCTCATCCAGTACCAAGTCCGGCTTCATTTTCACATCCAGCTTCTTGGTATTGACAGACACATTACGTATCTCAGTACCATAACCTACCATAGAAAAAGTCAGCTTAGTCCATCCGGGGTGAGTGGCAATGGTATATTGCCCGTCTATATCAGTAATGGTTCCCACTCCTTTTCCATCATAATACACATTCAAATAAGGAATAGGGTCGCCCGTTTCAGAGTCCGTCACAACTCCTGTAATCTGCGCTGAAAGTTTCACAACTCCCACACACAAGACAAGTAAAAAAAACAATCTTTTTATCATACCTGA includes:
- a CDS encoding DUF5686 and carboxypeptidase-like regulatory domain-containing protein, whose amino-acid sequence is MIKRLFFLLVLCVGVVKLSAQITGVVTDSETGDPIPYLNVYYDGKGVGTITDIDGQYTIATHPGWTKLTFSMVGYGTEIRNVSVNTKKLDVKMKPDLVLDEVVVKPKKEKYSRKNNPAVEMMKKVIAAKKLNDLGVNDFYHYNKYQKITFSLNNITTDSLRESNLFKKYPFFRDQVEVCEVTGKNILPISVDETVTEKLYRKNPHDEKTVVKGINSTGVNELFNTGDMLSTVLKDVFQDINIYQDRFRFLQYPFDSPISNAGINFYKYYIMDTVTVDREQCFHLTFVPNNSQDFGFTGHLYVLADSTYRVSKCIMNLPKKTDINFVDNMIIEQKFGQLSTGEWVLMEDDMVCELSYLKKLLGSFQVRRTTRYSDFGFDEIPAKIFKKKGDEIKDVNAMMRDDSFWKEYRPTELTKSEDNMDSFVDNLSKIKGFKYIIFVAKAFIENFVETGVKGRPSKVDIGPINTMISSNYIDGLRLRASAQTTANLNPHLFLRGYYAYGFKDEKSKYKAEVEYSFNKKEYLPREYPINSLTVSYSYDNMLPSDKFMGTDKDNVFTSFKVTSVDQYNYERTASVKYELEKESGLKTTLMLKHTNLEACGKLFYRTMAQENQLQQALAAGELSGTEWVHSPYNTKDFSLAEATLAFRYAPGETFVNTKQRRLPINLDAPVFTLQHTLGLKGVLGSDYTYNMTEISLYKRWWLSSWGNIDTCVKGGIQWNKVPFPLLIMPAANLSYIIQDETFSLINNMEFLNDRYASLDVSWNLQGKIFNRIPLLKKLKWREFIGIKCLWGTLTDKNNPLLPQNANDTELMLFPGHYDAAGNFHTSSYVMDPKKPYVEVSAGIHNIFKLLHVEYVRRLNYNELPTASKWGIRFMIRTVF